A genome region from Meriones unguiculatus strain TT.TT164.6M chromosome 19, Bangor_MerUng_6.1, whole genome shotgun sequence includes the following:
- the LOC110543195 gene encoding aldo-keto reductase family 1 member C13-like isoform X2: MSSKQQRVKLNNGYFIPALGFGTYKPREVPKSKSLEAANLAIDAGFRHIDTAFAYQVEEEIGQAIQSKIKAGVIKREDMFITTKLWCTCFRPELVRPALERSLKSLQLDYVDLYVMHYPVPMKAGDDDFPSDNEGKFLLDSVDFCDTWEVECHLYLNQSKLLDYCKSKDIVLVAYGALGTQRYKEWVDQNSPVLLNDPVLCDVAKKNKRSPALIALRYLIQRGVVTLAQSFKENEMKENLKVFEFQLSPEDMKTLDGLNKNFRYLPAEFFVDHPEYPYSEEY, encoded by the exons ATGAGTTCCAAACAGCAGCGTGTCAAACTAAACAATGGCTACTTCATTCCTGCCTTGGGCTTTGGCACCTATAAACCCAGAGAG GTTCCCAAGAGTAAGTCATTGGAGGCTGCAAATCTAGCTATAGATGCTGGCTTCCGCCATATTGATACTGCTTTTGCCTACCAAGTAGAAGAGGAGATAGGACAGGCCATTCAAAGCAAGATTAAAGCTGGAGTTATAAAGAGAGAAGACATGTTCATCACTACAAAG CTTTGGTGCACTTGCTTTCGACCAGAGCTGGTCCGGCCTGCTTTAGAAAGATCACTGAAAAGCCTTCAGCTGGACTATGTTGACCTTTACGTTATGCATTACCCAGTGCCAATGAAG GCAGGGGATGATGATTTTCCGTCAGATAATGAAGGAAAATTTCTATTGGACTCAGTGGATTTCTGTGACACATGGGAG GTTGAATGTCATCTTTATTTGAACCAGAGTAAGCTACTGGATTACTGCAAATCAAAAGACATTGTTCTCGTGGCTTATGGTGCTCTGGGAACCCAAAGATACAAAGAATG gGTGGACCAAAACTCTCCAGTTCTCTTGAATGATCCAGTTCTCTGTGATGTGGCCAAAAAGAACAAGCGCAGTCCTGCCCTGATTGCACTTAGATACCTGATTCAGCGTGGGGTTGTGACCCTGGCCCAGAGTTTCAAAGAGAATGAAATGAAAGAGAATTTGAAG GTTTTTGAATTTCAGTTGTCTCCAGAGGACATGAAAACCCTAGATGGCCTGAACAAAAATTTTCGCTATCTTCCAGCTGAGTT ttttgttgaccACCCGGAATATCCATATTCTGAGGAATATTAA
- the LOC110543195 gene encoding aldo-keto reductase family 1 member C13-like isoform X1, translating to MSSKQQRVKLNNGYFIPALGFGTYKPREVPKSKSLEAANLAIDAGFRHIDTAFAYQVEEEIGQAIQSKIKAGVIKREDMFITTKLWCTCFRPELVRPALERSLKSLQLDYVDLYVMHYPVPMKAGDDDFPSDNEGKFLLDSVDFCDTWEALEKCKDAGLVKSIGVSNFNHKQLERILNKPGLKYKPVCNQVECHLYLNQSKLLDYCKSKDIVLVAYGALGTQRYKEWVDQNSPVLLNDPVLCDVAKKNKRSPALIALRYLIQRGVVTLAQSFKENEMKENLKVFEFQLSPEDMKTLDGLNKNFRYLPAEFFVDHPEYPYSEEY from the exons ATGAGTTCCAAACAGCAGCGTGTCAAACTAAACAATGGCTACTTCATTCCTGCCTTGGGCTTTGGCACCTATAAACCCAGAGAG GTTCCCAAGAGTAAGTCATTGGAGGCTGCAAATCTAGCTATAGATGCTGGCTTCCGCCATATTGATACTGCTTTTGCCTACCAAGTAGAAGAGGAGATAGGACAGGCCATTCAAAGCAAGATTAAAGCTGGAGTTATAAAGAGAGAAGACATGTTCATCACTACAAAG CTTTGGTGCACTTGCTTTCGACCAGAGCTGGTCCGGCCTGCTTTAGAAAGATCACTGAAAAGCCTTCAGCTGGACTATGTTGACCTTTACGTTATGCATTACCCAGTGCCAATGAAG GCAGGGGATGATGATTTTCCGTCAGATAATGAAGGAAAATTTCTATTGGACTCAGTGGATTTCTGTGACACATGGGAG GCATTGGAGAAGTGTAAGGATGCAGGATTGGTCAAGTCCATTGGGGTGTCCAACTTTAACCACAAGCAGCTAGAAAGAATCCTAAATAAACCAGGACTTAAGTACAAACCTGTCTGCAACCAG GTTGAATGTCATCTTTATTTGAACCAGAGTAAGCTACTGGATTACTGCAAATCAAAAGACATTGTTCTCGTGGCTTATGGTGCTCTGGGAACCCAAAGATACAAAGAATG gGTGGACCAAAACTCTCCAGTTCTCTTGAATGATCCAGTTCTCTGTGATGTGGCCAAAAAGAACAAGCGCAGTCCTGCCCTGATTGCACTTAGATACCTGATTCAGCGTGGGGTTGTGACCCTGGCCCAGAGTTTCAAAGAGAATGAAATGAAAGAGAATTTGAAG GTTTTTGAATTTCAGTTGTCTCCAGAGGACATGAAAACCCTAGATGGCCTGAACAAAAATTTTCGCTATCTTCCAGCTGAGTT ttttgttgaccACCCGGAATATCCATATTCTGAGGAATATTAA